The following coding sequences are from one Mycolicibacterium aichiense window:
- a CDS encoding SDR family NAD(P)-dependent oxidoreductase — protein sequence MTAKVALVTGAARGQGAALVRRLRADGFEVGAADRLIDDLRKQVEELDDPGVIAVELDVTSEELWASAVAEVVKRFGGLSTLVNNAGVLHRAPLSEETAEGFESSWRFNTLGPFLGIRASLPHLRAAEGAAIVNTCSTGAIRPFPFHAAYGSSKWALRGLTQIAAAELAGDGIRVNAVFPGPIDTPMLDDTARQRLIERSYSGRLGQPMEVADAVAFLVSEHASFITGAELVVDGGQCLRIG from the coding sequence ATGACAGCCAAGGTCGCACTTGTCACCGGAGCCGCGCGCGGTCAGGGTGCGGCGCTGGTCAGACGGTTGCGGGCCGACGGGTTCGAAGTGGGCGCCGCCGACCGGCTGATCGACGATCTACGCAAGCAGGTCGAGGAGCTCGACGACCCGGGGGTGATCGCCGTCGAGTTGGACGTCACCTCCGAGGAGCTGTGGGCGTCCGCGGTGGCCGAGGTGGTCAAGCGCTTCGGTGGCCTGAGCACGCTGGTCAACAATGCCGGCGTGCTGCACCGGGCGCCGCTGTCCGAGGAGACCGCGGAAGGGTTCGAAAGCAGTTGGCGATTCAACACGTTGGGACCATTCCTCGGTATCAGGGCGTCACTTCCCCATCTCCGCGCGGCCGAGGGTGCGGCAATCGTCAACACCTGCAGTACCGGCGCGATCCGGCCGTTCCCGTTCCACGCGGCGTACGGATCGTCGAAATGGGCGTTGCGTGGCCTGACCCAGATCGCGGCGGCCGAGCTCGCCGGTGACGGCATCCGGGTCAATGCGGTGTTCCCCGGGCCGATCGACACCCCGATGCTCGATGACACGGCGCGGCAGCGGCTGATCGAACGGTCCTACAGCGGCCGCCTCGGCCAGCCGATGGAAGTCGCGGATGCGGTGGCGTTCCTGGTGTCCGAGCACGCGTCGTTCATCACCGGAGCAGAGCTCGTCGTCGACGGTGGCCAGTGCCTGCGGATCGGGTGA
- a CDS encoding multidrug effflux MFS transporter, translating to MATSRTVTATRNPQPLSADVAVPSRLRMIVVLGALVALGPLTIDMYLPALPRIADELGVSSSVAQLTLTGTLAGLALGQLIVGPLSDSLGRRRPLMAGIALHMLASLLCLFAPDIAVLSLARGLQGMGAAAAMVVAVAVVGDLFDDSAAATVMSRLMLILGVAPIVAPSLGAAVLLKASWHWVFAVLIVLAGALLLVAALALPETLPVGSRRPLRVRSIAATYGSLLRDLKFVILVIVGALGMAGLFAYIAGAAFVLQGRHGLDQQTFALVFGAGAIAFVVATQLNVILLRRLSPQRILMIALTVATGVGAVFVALSVTHTGGIYGFLIPVWAVLAMMGFVIPNAPAVALSRHHEASGTAAALLGAAQFSVGAVIAPVVGLMGNDEVALSVVMTAGVAIALVALLFVGGTDDAAPSQTPQR from the coding sequence ATGGCAACATCGCGAACTGTGACTGCCACCCGCAACCCGCAGCCGCTGAGCGCGGACGTTGCGGTTCCGAGCCGGCTGCGAATGATCGTGGTGCTGGGCGCGCTGGTGGCGCTGGGACCGCTGACCATCGACATGTACCTGCCTGCGCTTCCGCGGATCGCCGACGAGCTCGGGGTGTCGTCTTCGGTGGCGCAGCTGACGCTGACCGGAACGCTGGCCGGGCTGGCTCTCGGGCAGCTGATCGTCGGTCCGCTGTCGGATTCGCTGGGGCGGCGACGCCCGCTGATGGCCGGGATCGCGTTGCACATGCTGGCGTCGCTGCTGTGTTTGTTCGCACCCGATATCGCGGTGTTGAGCCTGGCCCGGGGCCTGCAGGGGATGGGCGCGGCCGCCGCGATGGTCGTCGCGGTCGCCGTCGTCGGTGACCTGTTCGACGACAGCGCCGCCGCAACCGTGATGTCACGGCTGATGCTGATCCTCGGGGTGGCGCCGATCGTCGCGCCGTCATTGGGGGCGGCGGTACTGCTCAAGGCGTCGTGGCACTGGGTGTTCGCGGTGTTGATCGTTCTGGCGGGCGCGCTGCTGTTGGTTGCGGCGCTCGCGCTGCCGGAGACCCTCCCGGTGGGCAGCCGCCGACCGCTGCGGGTCCGCTCGATCGCGGCGACCTACGGGAGTCTGCTGCGCGATCTGAAGTTCGTCATCCTGGTGATCGTCGGCGCGCTCGGGATGGCCGGGCTGTTCGCCTATATCGCCGGCGCGGCCTTCGTCCTGCAGGGCCGCCACGGTCTGGATCAGCAGACGTTCGCGTTGGTGTTCGGGGCGGGGGCGATCGCGTTCGTCGTCGCCACCCAGCTCAATGTCATTCTGCTGCGCCGGTTGTCCCCGCAACGCATCCTGATGATCGCGCTTACCGTGGCGACCGGGGTTGGCGCGGTGTTCGTCGCACTGTCGGTGACCCACACCGGCGGTATCTACGGCTTCCTGATTCCGGTGTGGGCTGTCCTGGCGATGATGGGCTTCGTCATCCCGAACGCTCCCGCGGTCGCGCTGTCGCGCCACCATGAAGCGTCCGGAACCGCCGCCGCCCTGCTGGGTGCCGCGCAGTTCAGTGTCGGCGCGGTCATCGCGCCGGTCGTCGGCTTGATGGGCAACGACGAGGTCGCCCTCTCGGTGGTGATGACCGCCGGTGTGGCGATCGCGTTGGTGGCGCTGCTGTTCGTCGGGGGCACCGACGACGCCGCACCGAGTCAGACACCGCAACGATGA
- a CDS encoding SDR family oxidoreductase → MAAKGSLTDRTLVVSGGSRGIGLAIALGAARLGANVVLLAKTAEPHPKLPGTVYTAAADIEAAGGKAVAVVGDVRSEEDVARAVDAAVTEFGGVDICVNNASAIATDPTETLSAKKFDLMQQINIRGTFLLTKACLPHLRRSPNGHVITIAPPLNLNPHWLGAHPAYTLSKYGMTLLSLGWAAEYADTGIGFTCLWPETYIATSAVANSADFEEALASSRSPEIMADAAVEIITSPAAKVNGGCLIDSDVLRAAGVEDLSRYGGGDSPIIDIFVDR, encoded by the coding sequence ATGGCCGCGAAGGGTTCGCTCACCGACCGCACGCTGGTCGTGTCGGGCGGTAGCCGGGGTATCGGTCTGGCCATCGCGCTCGGCGCGGCACGGCTCGGCGCCAACGTCGTGCTGCTGGCCAAAACCGCTGAGCCGCACCCGAAGCTGCCGGGCACGGTCTACACCGCGGCCGCCGACATCGAGGCTGCCGGCGGCAAGGCGGTCGCCGTCGTCGGTGACGTGCGCAGCGAAGAGGACGTCGCACGCGCTGTCGACGCCGCGGTGACCGAGTTCGGCGGGGTCGACATCTGCGTGAACAACGCCAGCGCCATCGCCACCGACCCCACCGAAACGCTGTCGGCCAAGAAGTTCGATCTGATGCAGCAGATCAACATTCGCGGCACATTCCTGTTGACCAAGGCGTGCCTGCCGCATCTGCGCAGATCGCCCAACGGCCACGTCATCACCATCGCCCCGCCGCTGAACCTCAACCCGCACTGGCTCGGCGCACACCCGGCCTACACCCTGTCCAAGTATGGGATGACACTGCTGTCGCTGGGCTGGGCAGCCGAATACGCCGACACCGGAATCGGATTCACCTGCCTGTGGCCGGAGACCTATATCGCGACCTCGGCGGTGGCCAACTCGGCGGACTTCGAGGAGGCGCTGGCATCCTCGCGCAGTCCTGAGATCATGGCCGACGCGGCGGTCGAGATCATCACCTCGCCCGCCGCGAAGGTCAACGGCGGTTGCCTGATCGACTCCGACGTACTGCGTGCCGCCGGTGTCGAGGACCTGTCCCGCTACGGCGGGGGCGACAGCCCGATCATCGACATCTTCGTCGACCGCTAG
- a CDS encoding HpcH/HpaI aldolase family protein, producing MTASRLQQALADKPQVWGGWITGPTFLGPDEFAHAGYDYVGFDIQHGYLDDAEVAQILRRMEHVPIATAVRVPSTAAAPIGRVLDAGADAIIVAMVDRPEQAAEAVAATRYAPIGIRSFGPLRASLGIDPVALADRVSVFAMIETAAGLDAVDEICAVPGLAGVYVGPADLAISLGHEVVKATSRPKVRDAIVRVHQAAAAAGIVAGIHAGDGNTGKELAALGFQLITLAPESQALRRGAIAHLAEAKGRA from the coding sequence ATGACCGCCAGCAGACTGCAGCAGGCGCTCGCCGACAAACCGCAGGTATGGGGTGGCTGGATCACCGGTCCCACCTTTCTCGGCCCCGACGAATTCGCCCACGCCGGTTACGACTACGTCGGTTTCGACATCCAGCACGGCTACCTCGACGACGCCGAGGTTGCGCAGATCCTGCGCCGTATGGAGCACGTCCCGATCGCCACCGCGGTCCGGGTGCCCTCGACGGCGGCCGCACCGATCGGGCGTGTGCTCGACGCCGGCGCCGACGCGATCATCGTCGCGATGGTCGACCGTCCCGAACAGGCCGCCGAAGCGGTGGCGGCAACCCGCTACGCGCCCATCGGCATCCGAAGCTTCGGTCCCCTCCGGGCCAGCCTGGGTATCGACCCCGTTGCGTTGGCTGATCGGGTGAGCGTGTTCGCGATGATCGAGACCGCAGCCGGCCTGGACGCGGTCGACGAGATCTGCGCGGTCCCCGGTCTTGCCGGCGTCTACGTCGGACCGGCGGACCTCGCAATCTCCCTCGGCCACGAGGTGGTCAAGGCGACCAGCCGGCCGAAGGTGAGGGATGCGATCGTCCGCGTACACCAGGCCGCAGCGGCGGCGGGCATCGTGGCCGGCATCCACGCCGGTGATGGGAACACAGGAAAGGAACTGGCCGCGTTGGGCTTTCAGCTGATCACCTTGGCCCCGGAGTCGCAGGCTTTGCGCCGCGGGGCAATTGCGCATCTCGCCGAAGCGAAAGGACGCGCATGA
- a CDS encoding zinc-binding dehydrogenase, whose protein sequence is MWCYRLVAPYTFERVTVLDPSHDRLRDGQVLLKFLAAGICGSDIPGFKGVQGRLPGDTGALAAELAGFPVHEIVGEVLASNHPEHQPGDRVVGWASGFDGLMEFVISDGNGLAPYDPSLSPAHAVGLQPLACILYALEQLPRLDGKRVAVIGQGSIGLLFSFAAKSAGAAHVIGVDPIYRDDVGATFGVDTVVRSTSDRWVAHLAPHDKPDIVIEAVGHQVATLNNAVEAAGFGGTVFYFGVPDDDSYPISMRTMLRNNLTLKSGVTLDRRRVLDAADAFARKHPDLLGNYVTHTFDVADVQEAFEFACRPTPGRVKISIVAS, encoded by the coding sequence GTGTGGTGTTATCGGCTTGTCGCGCCGTACACGTTCGAACGGGTCACGGTGCTCGACCCGTCGCACGACCGGCTGCGCGACGGACAGGTGCTGCTCAAGTTCCTGGCCGCCGGCATCTGCGGCAGCGACATCCCCGGTTTCAAGGGCGTGCAGGGCCGCCTGCCCGGCGACACCGGGGCACTCGCCGCCGAGCTGGCGGGCTTCCCGGTCCACGAGATCGTCGGCGAGGTCCTGGCCAGTAACCACCCCGAGCACCAGCCCGGTGACCGCGTCGTCGGCTGGGCGTCCGGATTCGACGGCCTGATGGAATTCGTGATCTCCGACGGCAACGGACTGGCTCCCTACGACCCGTCGCTGAGCCCGGCCCACGCGGTGGGTCTGCAGCCGCTGGCCTGCATTCTGTATGCGCTCGAACAACTTCCACGGCTGGACGGCAAACGGGTGGCCGTGATCGGCCAGGGATCGATCGGGTTGTTGTTCTCCTTTGCGGCCAAATCCGCCGGCGCAGCACACGTCATCGGGGTCGACCCCATCTACCGTGACGACGTCGGCGCGACGTTCGGTGTGGACACCGTGGTTCGGTCCACCAGCGACCGTTGGGTGGCGCACCTGGCACCGCACGACAAACCCGACATCGTCATCGAAGCCGTCGGGCACCAGGTCGCCACCCTCAACAACGCGGTCGAAGCGGCCGGATTCGGCGGCACCGTGTTCTATTTCGGTGTGCCCGACGACGACAGCTATCCGATCAGCATGCGCACCATGTTGCGCAACAATCTCACGCTGAAATCCGGTGTGACACTGGACCGCCGGCGAGTGCTCGACGCCGCGGACGCGTTCGCCCGCAAGCATCCCGACCTGTTGGGCAACTACGTCACGCACACCTTCGACGTCGCCGACGTGCAGGAGGCTTTCGAGTTCGCCTGCCGCCCGACCCCGGGACGGGTCAAGATCTCGATCGTGGCCTCATGA
- a CDS encoding MFS transporter: MLVGFFMILVDSTIVAVANPSIMDGLQITDYDTVIWVTSAYLLAYAVPLLLAGRLGDRFGPKNLYIVGLAIFTVSSLWCGLAGSIDTLIAARVVQGLGAALLTPQTLSTITRIFPPGRRGVAMSLWGATAGVATLVGPLAGGVLVGRLGWEWIFFVNVPVGVIGLGLAVWLIPALPTRKHRFDIVGVALSGIGMFLVVFGLQEGQAHHWAAWIWAVIVAGIGFFTAFVYWQSINRNEPLIPLQMFADRDFSLSNIGVAVIGFVVTAMMLPVMFYAQVVCGLSPTRSALLIAPMAVSSGVLAPFVGQLTDRVHPRPILGFGFSVLAIALTWLSIDMTPTTPIWRLVLALTAMGVGMAFIWAPLAATATRNLPAHLAGAGSGVYNATRQVGSVLGSAGMAAFMASRISAEMPAAPADAAPSDLAVLALPSFLREPFAAALSQSMLLPAFGALFGIVAALFVVGGFGSPRPVRDGDEVTDEIPVYDDGYDDDYYLEYVVDREPVAPPVRDERDDETEVIRWHPPVARPELGAEPVGLPHNGFPVNGDRSRHRLSDPGESRPARHYRDEPAEVQSHGRHSRPGD, from the coding sequence ATGCTGGTCGGCTTCTTCATGATCCTGGTCGATTCGACGATCGTCGCCGTCGCGAATCCCAGCATCATGGACGGGCTCCAGATCACCGACTACGACACCGTGATCTGGGTGACCAGTGCGTACCTGCTGGCCTACGCCGTGCCATTGCTGTTGGCCGGCCGCCTCGGCGACCGCTTCGGACCCAAGAACCTCTACATCGTCGGGTTGGCGATCTTCACGGTGTCGTCGTTGTGGTGCGGTCTGGCCGGCTCCATCGACACGCTGATCGCCGCCCGCGTGGTGCAGGGGCTCGGCGCGGCGCTGCTGACGCCCCAGACCCTGTCGACGATCACCCGGATCTTCCCGCCCGGGCGACGCGGCGTCGCGATGAGCCTGTGGGGCGCGACGGCCGGGGTGGCCACACTGGTCGGCCCGCTCGCCGGCGGCGTGCTCGTCGGCCGGCTGGGCTGGGAGTGGATCTTCTTCGTCAACGTGCCTGTCGGTGTGATCGGTCTGGGGTTGGCGGTCTGGCTGATCCCGGCGTTGCCCACCCGCAAACACCGGTTCGACATCGTCGGGGTGGCGCTGTCCGGGATCGGGATGTTCCTGGTGGTGTTCGGCCTGCAGGAAGGCCAGGCTCATCACTGGGCAGCGTGGATCTGGGCCGTGATCGTCGCCGGCATCGGCTTCTTCACCGCGTTCGTGTACTGGCAGTCGATCAACCGCAACGAGCCGCTGATCCCGCTGCAGATGTTCGCCGACCGCGACTTCAGCCTGTCCAACATCGGCGTGGCCGTGATCGGTTTTGTCGTCACCGCGATGATGCTGCCGGTGATGTTCTACGCACAGGTGGTGTGCGGGCTGTCGCCGACGCGCTCGGCGCTGCTGATCGCGCCGATGGCGGTGTCCAGTGGTGTGCTCGCCCCGTTCGTGGGCCAGTTGACCGATCGGGTTCACCCACGTCCGATCCTCGGTTTCGGTTTCTCGGTGCTGGCGATCGCGTTGACGTGGCTGTCGATCGACATGACGCCGACGACGCCGATCTGGCGGCTGGTGCTGGCGCTGACCGCGATGGGGGTCGGGATGGCGTTCATCTGGGCGCCGCTGGCTGCGACCGCCACCCGCAACCTGCCCGCGCACCTGGCCGGTGCCGGGTCGGGCGTGTACAACGCGACCCGCCAGGTGGGCTCGGTGCTGGGTAGCGCCGGGATGGCCGCGTTCATGGCGTCCCGGATCAGCGCCGAGATGCCGGCCGCACCGGCTGATGCCGCTCCGAGCGACCTGGCGGTGCTTGCGCTTCCGTCGTTCTTGCGGGAACCGTTCGCCGCCGCCTTGTCGCAGTCGATGCTGCTGCCGGCGTTCGGGGCGCTGTTCGGCATCGTGGCCGCGTTGTTCGTGGTCGGCGGGTTCGGTTCCCCGCGCCCGGTCCGGGACGGCGACGAGGTCACCGACGAGATCCCGGTCTACGACGACGGCTATGACGACGACTACTACCTGGAGTACGTGGTGGATCGGGAGCCGGTCGCGCCGCCGGTGCGTGACGAGCGCGACGACGAGACCGAGGTGATCAGATGGCACCCGCCAGTCGCGCGGCCCGAGCTGGGTGCGGAACCGGTCGGCTTGCCGCACAACGGTTTCCCTGTAAATGGTGACCGATCACGGCACCGTCTCAGCGATCCGGGCGAGTCTCGGCCGGCTCGGCACTACCGCGACGAGCCCGCCGAGGTCCAGAGCCATGGCCGTCACTCACGCCCGGGTGACTGA
- a CDS encoding flavin-containing monooxygenase, whose amino-acid sequence MPADRVTALSVGIIGAGPGGLALGIFLSKAGFRDFTIFDREDGVGGTWRINTYPGLACDVKSHLYSYSFDLNSQWSRMWPGQPELLQYFERSTDRHGLRPHLRLNTEITSAQWNSGTNTWTLTDSDGAQHTFDIVVSAVGMFTRPLMPELREQEPFTGTLMHTARWDHSVDLTGARVAVLGTGSTASQLLPEVAKVADKVYSVQRSPTWILPKPDRPYSDRERWVFRWVPFAKKLYRTRLWLRSERNISVIENGSDKTQEFKDISLRYLEASVADPDLRAKLTPDHPLGCKRLVFAADYLSTLTQPHVEVVSSPARSLRARALVTADGSELDVDVVLCATGYAATDYLGQIEVRGEDGRSLHDTWRDGAFAYLGMTVPGFPNFFMLYGPNTNVGSNSVIFVLEAQARYVVRALKHLRRNRRNYVAVRTDTMSAFLTDVDRWMEGTVWITRCSNYFRAPNGRVVTQWPRSAGAFWAMTRRFRPRDYTFTPPAV is encoded by the coding sequence GTGCCTGCGGATCGGGTGACCGCGCTGTCGGTCGGTATCATCGGCGCCGGCCCCGGCGGTCTGGCGCTCGGAATCTTTCTGTCCAAGGCCGGGTTCCGGGACTTCACCATCTTCGACCGTGAAGACGGCGTCGGTGGCACATGGCGCATCAACACCTATCCGGGCCTGGCGTGCGATGTGAAGTCGCACTTGTACTCGTACTCGTTCGACCTGAACTCACAGTGGAGCCGAATGTGGCCCGGACAGCCCGAACTGCTGCAGTACTTCGAACGCTCCACCGACCGCCACGGCCTGCGGCCGCACTTGAGACTGAACACCGAAATAACCTCGGCACAGTGGAATTCGGGTACCAACACCTGGACGCTGACCGATTCGGACGGCGCCCAGCACACCTTCGACATCGTGGTCTCGGCGGTGGGGATGTTCACCCGGCCACTGATGCCCGAGCTGCGCGAGCAGGAACCGTTCACCGGGACGCTGATGCACACCGCGCGCTGGGACCATTCGGTGGACCTCACCGGGGCCCGGGTTGCCGTGCTGGGCACCGGGTCCACTGCGTCGCAACTTCTTCCGGAGGTGGCCAAGGTCGCCGACAAGGTGTACTCGGTGCAACGCTCCCCCACCTGGATCCTGCCCAAGCCGGACCGGCCGTACAGCGACCGGGAGCGTTGGGTCTTCCGGTGGGTTCCGTTCGCCAAGAAGCTCTACCGGACCCGGCTGTGGCTACGCAGTGAACGCAACATCTCGGTGATCGAGAACGGCAGCGACAAAACGCAAGAATTCAAAGACATTTCGCTGCGGTACCTGGAAGCATCGGTTGCCGACCCCGACCTGCGGGCCAAGCTCACCCCGGACCATCCGCTTGGCTGCAAACGGTTGGTGTTCGCTGCCGACTACCTGTCGACGCTGACCCAACCGCACGTCGAGGTGGTGTCCAGCCCGGCCCGCTCACTGCGGGCACGCGCACTGGTCACCGCGGACGGCTCCGAACTGGACGTCGATGTGGTGCTGTGCGCCACCGGGTATGCCGCCACCGACTACCTGGGCCAGATCGAGGTCCGCGGGGAGGACGGCCGATCGCTGCACGATACCTGGCGCGACGGCGCCTTCGCCTATCTGGGCATGACGGTTCCGGGCTTCCCGAACTTCTTCATGCTGTACGGGCCGAACACCAACGTCGGCTCCAACAGCGTGATCTTTGTGCTCGAGGCCCAGGCCCGCTACGTCGTGCGGGCCCTGAAACATCTGCGCCGCAACAGAAGAAACTATGTCGCGGTGCGGACCGACACCATGTCGGCCTTCTTGACCGACGTCGACCGCTGGATGGAAGGCACCGTGTGGATCACGCGGTGCAGCAACTACTTCCGAGCACCCAACGGCCGGGTGGTCACACAGTGGCCGCGCAGCGCAGGCGCGTTCTGGGCCATGACCCGCCGGTTTCGCCCGCGCGACTACACGTTCACCCCGCCGGCTGTCTAG
- a CDS encoding alpha/beta hydrolase — MEPDPELLRRLDPALHAFAAARTDLSLNTLAAVRISLDVRRADAVAQIDTAGVDIVDGHAAGVPVRIYRGATSPSPAVIYCHAGALMLGNLDTDHRQCVELARRGECTVVSVDYRLAPEHPFPAALDDAMTVLQRSWTAGPDLGLDRDRLVLAGNSAGAALAAGLAQRAAAGQAPPIVGVLLHQPVLDDRPTASKAEFDSTPGFDGAAAEAMWRHYLGETLPSAAAVPARSHQMIGAASTLITCSELDPLRDEALDYAGRLMSFGVRTDLHVFGGTCHGFDSLSPDWEVSQTLLVMQAEALRRFFGR, encoded by the coding sequence ATGGAACCGGACCCCGAGCTTCTCCGCCGGCTGGATCCCGCCCTGCATGCGTTCGCCGCCGCACGCACTGATCTGTCACTGAACACCCTTGCCGCCGTGCGGATCTCGCTCGACGTCCGGCGCGCCGATGCTGTCGCACAGATCGACACTGCCGGGGTCGACATCGTCGACGGCCATGCCGCAGGCGTTCCGGTGCGCATCTACCGCGGCGCCACATCTCCGTCGCCCGCGGTGATCTACTGCCACGCCGGAGCATTGATGCTCGGCAATCTCGATACCGATCACCGGCAGTGCGTCGAACTGGCCCGCCGCGGCGAATGCACCGTGGTGTCCGTCGACTACCGGCTGGCACCCGAGCACCCCTTCCCCGCCGCGCTGGACGACGCGATGACGGTGTTGCAGCGGAGCTGGACGGCCGGGCCGGACCTTGGGCTCGACCGCGATCGCCTTGTGCTCGCCGGTAACAGTGCGGGCGCGGCGCTGGCCGCGGGTCTGGCGCAGCGGGCCGCCGCCGGCCAGGCTCCGCCGATCGTCGGCGTGCTGCTACACCAGCCGGTGCTCGATGACCGCCCCACGGCATCGAAGGCGGAGTTCGACTCGACGCCCGGGTTCGACGGTGCCGCGGCCGAGGCGATGTGGCGGCACTACCTCGGCGAGACCCTTCCGAGCGCCGCCGCGGTGCCCGCGCGCAGCCACCAAATGATCGGGGCGGCAAGCACCTTGATCACCTGCTCGGAGTTGGATCCGCTGCGTGATGAGGCGCTGGACTACGCGGGCCGGTTGATGAGTTTCGGTGTCCGCACCGACCTGCACGTCTTCGGCGGTACCTGTCACGGTTTTGACTCGCTGTCCCCGGACTGGGAGGTCAGCCAGACGTTGCTGGTGATGCAGGCCGAGGCGCTGCGACGATTCTTCGGCCGATGA
- a CDS encoding SMP-30/gluconolactonase/LRE family protein encodes MTVLGSLSRAQLASGFCFGEGPRWFEGLLWISDMLGEAVHTISIDGSVTTVGLPGHAPAGLGFRPDGTLLIVSTERRLVLGYDGEVVTEIADLSGIAPAGLGDMVVDPQGRAFIGSQAREGGIIARLDLDNAATVVAGDLDFPNGMAITPDGGTLIVAESIGRRLTAYEIGADGSLSGRRVFADGLDGPPDGIALDEDGGVWTSMTLAHQFERVVAGGEVTDRIDIGDRAAIACMLGGPDRRTLFLVSAPDAYPQRLVGTRGSCVEMVRVDIPGAGFPSIER; translated from the coding sequence ATGACCGTTCTCGGCTCCTTGTCTCGCGCTCAGCTTGCCAGCGGATTCTGCTTCGGTGAAGGCCCCCGCTGGTTTGAAGGCCTGCTGTGGATCTCGGACATGCTTGGCGAGGCCGTGCACACGATCAGCATCGACGGGTCGGTGACCACGGTGGGGCTGCCCGGGCACGCACCGGCCGGTCTGGGGTTTCGTCCCGACGGCACGTTGTTGATCGTGTCCACCGAACGCCGGCTGGTGCTGGGCTATGACGGGGAAGTCGTCACCGAGATCGCCGACCTGTCCGGGATCGCACCCGCCGGCCTCGGCGACATGGTGGTCGACCCGCAGGGCCGGGCCTTTATCGGTTCGCAAGCCCGCGAGGGGGGCATCATCGCCCGGCTCGATCTCGACAATGCGGCGACCGTGGTGGCCGGTGATCTCGATTTCCCCAACGGGATGGCGATCACGCCGGACGGCGGCACGCTGATCGTCGCCGAATCGATCGGGCGGCGGCTGACCGCCTACGAGATCGGCGCCGACGGGTCTCTGTCCGGGCGTCGGGTCTTCGCCGACGGGCTCGACGGTCCGCCGGACGGAATCGCCCTGGACGAGGACGGCGGGGTGTGGACGTCGATGACCCTGGCGCATCAGTTCGAGCGGGTGGTGGCCGGGGGTGAGGTCACCGACCGCATCGACATCGGTGACCGCGCGGCGATCGCCTGCATGCTCGGCGGCCCGGACCGGCGCACCCTTTTCTTGGTGTCGGCCCCCGATGCGTATCCACAGCGGCTCGTCGGCACCCGGGGATCGTGCGTCGAGATGGTCAGGGTCGACATCCCCGGCGCGGGCTTTCCGTCAATCGAGAGGTGA
- a CDS encoding thioesterase family protein — translation MTDSYYELVDPDDPRGEKFRATDLVRSTWTSHIQHGGPVSALLVRALQGCQRRDDTRLSRVVVDLLGPVPADGDLWMTASVERRGKQIELVSAQMLGTGPDGQPRPVASASGWRMLTLDTEALLSAPVAPLSPRSTGVNRNLADNFDRNYVHSLQWLWLTDPLAPGPGESWLRPQVDLVAGEEITPLERLFAVADCANGIGSKIDIRKYTFLNTDLVVHLHRVPVGEWTGIRAETMYGPDGVGTTVGTLFDDDGALGVIAQSVLVRPR, via the coding sequence ATGACCGACAGCTACTACGAACTCGTCGACCCGGACGATCCCCGCGGGGAGAAGTTCCGGGCCACCGACTTGGTTCGCAGCACGTGGACGTCGCACATTCAGCACGGCGGCCCGGTGTCGGCTCTGTTGGTCCGTGCCCTGCAGGGTTGTCAGCGTCGAGACGACACCCGGCTCAGCCGGGTGGTCGTGGATCTGCTGGGCCCGGTTCCGGCGGACGGTGATCTGTGGATGACCGCGTCCGTCGAACGACGCGGCAAACAAATCGAATTGGTGTCCGCCCAGATGCTCGGTACGGGCCCGGACGGGCAGCCCCGCCCGGTCGCCAGTGCCAGCGGATGGCGGATGCTGACGCTGGACACCGAAGCGCTGCTGTCGGCGCCGGTCGCTCCGCTGTCACCGCGCTCGACGGGGGTCAATCGCAACCTTGCCGACAACTTCGACCGCAATTACGTGCACAGCCTCCAGTGGCTGTGGCTGACCGACCCCCTGGCACCCGGTCCGGGCGAATCGTGGCTGCGGCCGCAGGTCGATCTGGTGGCAGGCGAGGAGATCACCCCGCTGGAGCGGTTGTTCGCGGTCGCCGACTGCGCCAATGGCATCGGCTCGAAGATCGACATCAGGAAGTACACGTTCCTCAATACCGATCTGGTGGTGCATCTGCACCGGGTCCCGGTCGGTGAGTGGACGGGTATCCGCGCCGAGACGATGTACGGCCCGGATGGGGTGGGGACGACGGTCGGCACCCTGTTCGACGACGACGGGGCCCTCGGCGTCATTGCGCAGTCGGTGTTGGTGCGGCCTCGGTAG